In Pleurocapsa sp. PCC 7319, the following are encoded in one genomic region:
- a CDS encoding NB-ARC domain-containing protein gives MLESEEIFDTANAAIFAMANRYLSDVETAIVTGAIADYTYEQIAEQSGYSVSYVKRDVGPKLWRSLSKALGEKVSKTNFRQALERYQARQHSLLPIQNLTDWGEAPDVSFFLGRTDELQTLTQWILGDNCRLVALLGIGGIGKTALGVKLAQQIQEQFDCVIWRSLRNAPSLEELLTQILPLISNQQEIRPELKYLLDYLRASKFLLILDNLEAILQPQQPGQFRAGYEDYGQLLRLVGEMSHRSCLMITSREKPGVIASQEGIELPVRSLCLSGLQAEADALLTAKGLFGSAEERITLIDIYGGNPLALKIAATSIQDLFDSNVSTFLAQGTVLFNGVRQLLDQQFVRLSLLEQTLMYWLAINREWTTVEELREDLMPPVPRSRLLEGLEALCWRNLIEQQEGCYTQQPVVMEYVGDRLIEQIVNELTTGELDLFTRHALLKTTVKEYVRDAQVRLILDPIAREWEKTFRAVTALKQQVSNLLQTLRQIDNPLSNYGGGNLINLCLHLGLDLTDLDFSGLSIWHACLQQVELQGINFAHADLTNSIFTATFGTVLCVAFSPDGKLLATGDNKGEIRLWQVADGQPHWTCQVHSSWLFSVAWSPDGQTLASGSHDQTVKLWDSSTGRCLKTLDEHDNWVWSVAWSPDGQTLASGSADQTVKLWNPSTGQCRKTLLGHSNSVKSVAWSPDGQTLASGSADQKVKLWDPSTSRCLKTLLGHSDWIWSVAWSLDGQILASSSEDQTVKLWDPSTGRCLKTLLGHSDWVLSVAWSPDGQTLATGSYDRMIRLWNPLSGRCLKTLSGHSGWVISVAWSPDNQIIVSSSDDQTVRLWNSSTGQCLRTWQGYTNSMRSVAWSSEEQTLASGSSDRMIRLWNPNTGQCFKTLSGHDDWVCSVAWSPDGQILASGSGDQTVRLWDSLSGQCLQTLSGHDDWVWSVAWSPNGQTLASGSNDQTVRLWNPNTGQCLQTLSGHGDCVWSLAWSPDGQTLASGSGDQTVRLWDSLSGQCLKILLGHDHRVPAVTWSPDGRTLASGAHDQTVRLWNPRNGECLKILSGHNNYVSVVAWSPDGQTLASGSGDQTVRLWDSISGECLNIFRGHQTVIWSVSWCPDRKTLASCGADETIKIWDVKTGKCLKTLRAKRPYEGMNITGITGITQAQQATLRTLGATCDRPG, from the coding sequence GTGTTGGAATCAGAGGAGATATTTGATACTGCTAATGCAGCCATTTTTGCTATGGCTAACCGATATCTCAGTGACGTAGAAACTGCTATCGTTACAGGTGCGATCGCCGATTATACCTACGAACAAATTGCCGAGCAATCTGGCTACTCGGTGAGCTATGTTAAGCGGGATGTGGGTCCAAAACTCTGGCGGTCACTCTCGAAAGCATTAGGGGAAAAAGTCAGTAAAACTAACTTTCGACAAGCCTTAGAACGGTATCAAGCTCGTCAGCACTCATTGCTGCCAATTCAAAATCTCACCGACTGGGGAGAAGCTCCCGATGTCTCTTTCTTTTTGGGACGGACTGACGAACTCCAGACTTTGACCCAGTGGATTTTAGGAGATAATTGCCGTCTTGTGGCACTATTAGGCATCGGTGGCATTGGCAAAACCGCTTTAGGAGTGAAATTAGCCCAGCAGATTCAAGAACAATTTGATTGTGTTATCTGGCGCAGCCTCCGCAACGCTCCATCATTAGAAGAGTTATTAACTCAAATCCTGCCTCTGATATCTAACCAACAAGAAATTCGCCCAGAGCTAAAATACCTGCTAGATTATCTGCGTGCTTCAAAATTCCTACTAATTCTCGATAACCTCGAAGCAATTTTGCAGCCTCAGCAGCCAGGTCAATTTCGAGCGGGCTATGAAGACTACGGTCAATTACTTCGACTAGTGGGAGAAATGTCCCATCGAAGTTGCCTGATGATTACCAGTCGCGAAAAACCTGGAGTAATCGCCAGTCAGGAAGGGATAGAATTACCCGTGCGATCGCTCTGTTTATCTGGCTTGCAAGCAGAAGCCGATGCTTTACTAACCGCAAAAGGTTTATTTGGTTCTGCTGAAGAAAGAATAACTCTAATCGATATCTATGGAGGCAACCCTCTGGCACTCAAGATTGCTGCCACCTCTATCCAAGACTTATTTGACAGCAATGTTTCTACTTTCCTGGCTCAAGGAACGGTGCTATTCAACGGGGTGCGCCAACTTCTCGATCAACAATTTGTTCGCCTCTCTCTCTTAGAACAAACTCTGATGTATTGGTTAGCGATAAATCGCGAATGGACGACGGTAGAAGAATTGCGAGAAGATCTAATGCCTCCAGTGCCGCGAAGCCGTTTATTGGAAGGATTAGAAGCCTTGTGCTGGCGAAACCTGATTGAGCAGCAAGAAGGTTGCTATACTCAGCAGCCTGTAGTGATGGAGTATGTCGGCGATCGCCTAATTGAACAAATCGTCAATGAATTAACCACTGGTGAACTCGATCTGTTTACCCGCCATGCTTTGCTTAAAACTACTGTCAAAGAATACGTGCGTGACGCTCAAGTGCGACTCATTCTCGACCCGATTGCTAGGGAATGGGAAAAAACGTTTAGAGCGGTAACTGCTCTCAAACAGCAAGTGTCGAACCTCCTACAAACCTTGCGACAAATCGACAATCCTTTATCTAACTATGGTGGTGGCAATCTGATTAACCTCTGTCTACACCTGGGATTAGATTTGACTGACTTGGATTTTTCTGGTTTGAGTATCTGGCACGCTTGCCTGCAACAAGTCGAACTACAGGGAATTAATTTTGCCCATGCCGATCTCACTAACTCCATTTTCACAGCAACGTTTGGCACTGTTTTATGTGTAGCCTTCAGTCCCGATGGCAAACTCCTAGCAACAGGAGATAATAAGGGCGAGATTCGCCTGTGGCAAGTCGCAGATGGTCAACCCCATTGGACTTGTCAAGTACATAGCAGTTGGCTCTTTTCAGTAGCGTGGAGTCCCGATGGACAAACCTTAGCCAGTGGGTCTCATGACCAAACAGTGAAGCTGTGGGACTCTAGCACTGGTCGATGTCTCAAAACCTTGGATGAGCATGACAATTGGGTCTGGTCAGTGGCATGGAGTCCCGATGGTCAGACCCTAGCTAGTGGGTCTGCTGACCAAACAGTGAAGCTGTGGAACCCTAGTACCGGTCAATGCCGGAAAACTTTACTGGGGCACAGTAATTCAGTGAAGTCAGTAGCGTGGAGTCCCGATGGACAAACCCTAGCTAGTGGGTCTGCTGACCAAAAGGTGAAACTGTGGGACCCTAGCACTAGTCGATGCCTCAAAACTTTACTGGGACATAGCGATTGGATCTGGTCAGTGGCATGGAGTCTCGATGGGCAAATCCTTGCCAGTAGCAGTGAAGACCAAACAGTGAAGCTGTGGGACCCTAGCACTGGTCGATGCCTCAAAACTTTACTGGGACATAGCGATTGGGTTCTGTCAGTAGCGTGGAGTCCAGACGGCCAGACTTTAGCAACTGGCTCCTACGACCGAATGATTCGGTTGTGGAATCCTCTCAGTGGCCGATGCCTCAAAACTTTGTCGGGACACAGCGGTTGGGTTATATCAGTAGCATGGAGTCCAGATAACCAAATCATTGTTAGTAGTAGTGATGACCAAACGGTTCGGCTATGGAATTCCAGCACTGGTCAATGTCTAAGAACTTGGCAAGGATACACCAATTCAATGAGGTCAGTGGCGTGGAGTTCAGAAGAGCAGACCCTGGCAAGTGGCTCCTCCGACCGAATGATTCGGCTGTGGAATCCTAACACTGGTCAATGCTTCAAAACTTTGTCGGGACATGATGATTGGGTCTGCTCAGTAGCATGGAGTCCTGATGGGCAAATTCTTGCCAGTGGGTCTGGTGACCAAACAGTTCGACTTTGGGATTCTCTTAGCGGTCAATGTCTCCAAACTCTGTCGGGACATGATGATTGGGTCTGGTCAGTAGCATGGAGTCCTAATGGGCAAACTCTAGCCAGTGGGTCTAATGACCAAACAGTTCGACTTTGGAATCCTAACACTGGTCAATGTCTCCAAACTTTGTCGGGACACGGCGATTGCGTTTGGTCGTTAGCATGGAGTCCTGATGGGCAGACTCTAGCCAGTGGGTCTGGTGACCAAACGGTAAGGCTTTGGGATTCTCTTAGCGGTCAGTGCCTAAAGATATTACTAGGACATGACCATAGAGTCCCAGCCGTTACATGGAGTCCCGATGGACGAACCCTAGCCAGTGGAGCTCATGATCAGACAGTGAGGCTTTGGAATCCCCGTAATGGGGAATGTTTGAAGATCTTGTCTGGACACAACAATTATGTTTCGGTTGTGGCATGGAGTCCCGATGGACAAACCTTAGCCAGTGGTTCTGGTGACCAAACAGTGAGGCTATGGGATTCGATTAGTGGAGAGTGTCTCAATATCTTCAGGGGTCATCAAACTGTAATCTGGTCTGTATCTTGGTGTCCAGATAGAAAAACTCTGGCTAGTTGTGGTGCTGATGAGACGATTAAGATTTGGGATGTCAAGACGGGTAAGTGCCTAAAGACGCTGAGGGCAAAACGACCTTATGAAGGGATGAACATCACTGGCATCACTGGCATCACTCAAGCGCAACAAGCTACTCTTAGAACATTGGGAGCAACCTGCGATCGCCCAGGGTAA
- a CDS encoding M48 family metallopeptidase, protein MKSLHLCLIFLNIWTIPSLAIGEQLSVSTNIKINDRANHIYSLAAESEETVDREIKVNSDSETEENSESEPAETTNEDDSESEKQENSKSETTEQVKEATPEEIARLEKFATADRLYLAGDKAGAAKLYREVKEVWPIEQEKATEKDEETPQVFDNPAELSPAGKVFWRNYQQGKKQQLETKILSSLKLLTTKEPQFIPGHIHYAEMLKMYERPAESTKVLNRAVNRYPNEPKLLQAKIDADIADEKWLDASISARQFALFNPDSPEAEKFEQLADEYLAQYQSNLRSKLTWNAIGNAIAGTVGFALTGNLFGPISAIDTTATLLRGESAVGEATVKRAKKQLPLIESEEIVKYVEQIGQKVATASGRDEFDYEFYIVMDDRLNAFALPGGKVFVNAGAIMKTDSEAELAGLLAHEVAHAALSHGFQLVTQGNLTANVVSYIPYVGSTATSLIVLNYSRGMEKQADTFGTKILVNAGYAADGVRNLMVKLHESHADEDNPEPPAWLSTHPNSKQRVSYMENLIVENNLNRYAYEGVIRHQEIKKLVTAQWKEYEKCVEEVDDIEGAKECAGNKNQEEKLEENDSQNEEIEINESQKEQSS, encoded by the coding sequence ATGAAATCTCTACATCTATGCTTAATATTTTTAAATATTTGGACTATTCCTAGTCTAGCCATAGGAGAACAATTATCTGTTAGTACGAATATTAAAATTAATGATCGAGCTAATCACATTTACTCTTTAGCAGCAGAGTCAGAAGAAACTGTTGATCGAGAAATTAAGGTAAATTCAGACTCTGAAACTGAAGAAAATTCTGAATCAGAACCAGCAGAAACAACAAATGAAGATGATTCTGAATCCGAAAAGCAAGAGAATTCTAAATCCGAAACTACAGAACAAGTTAAAGAAGCAACGCCAGAAGAAATTGCTCGCTTAGAAAAATTTGCAACAGCAGATCGACTATATCTAGCAGGAGATAAAGCTGGTGCTGCCAAATTATATCGAGAGGTTAAAGAAGTATGGCCAATTGAACAGGAAAAGGCTACTGAAAAAGACGAAGAGACTCCTCAAGTCTTTGATAATCCTGCTGAACTTAGCCCGGCAGGAAAAGTATTTTGGCGCAACTATCAACAGGGAAAAAAACAACAGCTTGAAACTAAAATTCTTAGTTCCTTAAAGTTATTAACCACTAAAGAGCCTCAGTTTATTCCTGGTCATATTCACTATGCAGAAATGCTCAAAATGTATGAACGACCAGCAGAGTCGACAAAAGTTTTAAATAGAGCAGTCAATCGATATCCCAATGAACCAAAATTGCTTCAAGCTAAGATCGATGCCGATATCGCCGATGAGAAATGGCTTGATGCTTCTATCTCGGCACGTCAGTTTGCTTTATTTAACCCTGATTCGCCCGAAGCAGAAAAATTTGAGCAGTTAGCTGATGAATACCTAGCACAGTATCAAAGTAATTTGCGTTCCAAACTAACTTGGAACGCTATCGGTAATGCGATCGCCGGAACAGTTGGTTTTGCTTTAACGGGAAATTTATTTGGACCAATTTCAGCCATAGACACCACTGCTACTTTACTTCGAGGAGAGTCTGCTGTGGGAGAAGCTACCGTTAAGCGAGCAAAGAAACAATTGCCACTGATTGAATCAGAAGAGATCGTAAAATACGTTGAGCAAATTGGTCAAAAAGTCGCTACTGCATCAGGAAGAGATGAATTTGATTATGAATTTTATATAGTAATGGACGATCGACTAAATGCCTTTGCTCTTCCAGGGGGAAAAGTGTTTGTCAATGCTGGTGCAATTATGAAGACGGATTCTGAAGCCGAGTTAGCAGGACTATTAGCTCATGAAGTTGCACATGCAGCCTTATCCCATGGTTTTCAGTTAGTTACTCAAGGTAATCTGACCGCTAATGTCGTTAGCTATATTCCATATGTAGGGAGCACAGCTACCAGTTTGATCGTTCTAAACTATAGTCGCGGGATGGAAAAACAGGCAGATACTTTTGGCACCAAAATTTTAGTTAATGCTGGCTATGCTGCGGATGGAGTCCGTAATTTGATGGTTAAGCTCCATGAATCCCATGCAGATGAAGATAATCCTGAGCCACCCGCCTGGCTATCCACCCATCCTAATAGCAAGCAGAGAGTAAGCTACATGGAGAATTTAATTGTGGAGAATAATCTTAACCGCTATGCATACGAGGGAGTAATTCGACACCAAGAAATCAAAAAGCTAGTAACGGCACAGTGGAAAGAGTACGAAAAGTGTGTTGAGGAAGTAGATGATATCGAGGGAGCTAAAGAATGTGCTGGTAATAAAAATCAAGAAGAGAAGTTAGAAGAAAATGATTCCCAAAATGAAGAAATTGAAATCAATGAATCTCAAAAAGAGCAAAGCTCTTAG
- a CDS encoding peroxiredoxin, with the protein MMLQLSNTVPNFTQQSTQGKIDFYDWAGDSWVVFFSHPADYTPVCTTELGSVAKLKPEFDKRGVKVIALSVDDVESHQGWINDINETQNTAVNYPIVADVDKSVSNLYGMIHPDANAKVTVRTVFIIDPQKKLRLTITYPPSTGRNFLEILRVIDSLQLTDNYSVATPVDWQDGEDVVVAPSIPTETAKQKFPKGVTEIKSYLRMTPQPNR; encoded by the coding sequence ATCATGCTTCAACTCAGCAATACAGTACCAAATTTTACCCAGCAATCTACTCAAGGTAAGATCGATTTCTATGATTGGGCGGGAGATAGTTGGGTAGTATTCTTCTCTCATCCAGCAGATTATACTCCTGTTTGCACCACCGAGCTTGGCAGCGTCGCCAAACTCAAGCCCGAATTTGATAAGCGTGGTGTTAAGGTCATTGCCCTAAGCGTGGATGATGTTGAATCTCATCAGGGCTGGATTAATGACATTAACGAGACTCAAAACACCGCTGTTAACTACCCCATAGTTGCGGATGTAGATAAGTCAGTTTCTAACCTTTATGGCATGATTCATCCCGATGCCAATGCGAAAGTGACAGTTAGAACTGTCTTTATCATCGATCCACAGAAGAAGTTACGTTTAACTATCACCTATCCACCCAGCACGGGACGCAATTTCCTGGAAATTCTGCGAGTTATTGACTCACTGCAGTTAACGGACAACTATAGCGTGGCTACCCCCGTGGATTGGCAGGATGGAGAAGATGTGGTGGTAGCTCCTTCTATTCCTACTGAGACAGCTAAACAGAAGTTTCCCAAAGGTGTGACGGAAATCAAGTCTTATCTACGTATGACTCCTCAACCTAATAGATAG
- a CDS encoding GNAT family N-acetyltransferase, which yields MDAEKVMMKFRTANANDIETLSAIAISAKAHWGYPFSWLKLWEEFLTVTLEQVENNTIFVCELQGKTVGFIGISAQTNRAEIEHLWVLPEFMGRGIGRALFQHALEWCRANAIDKLKVVSDPNALGFYQTLGGNVVGEESSIPQSRVLPVLQFSIDSSEEI from the coding sequence ATGGATGCGGAAAAAGTAATGATGAAATTCCGCACGGCTAATGCAAATGATATTGAAACGCTGTCAGCGATCGCTATCTCTGCAAAGGCTCATTGGGGTTATCCTTTCTCGTGGTTAAAGCTGTGGGAGGAGTTCCTAACGGTTACGCTTGAGCAAGTCGAGAACAACACCATCTTCGTATGCGAGCTACAAGGGAAAACTGTTGGATTTATTGGAATCTCTGCTCAGACTAACCGAGCTGAAATTGAACACTTATGGGTCTTGCCTGAGTTTATGGGCAGAGGCATTGGACGAGCCTTATTCCAACATGCCTTGGAATGGTGTCGAGCTAATGCTATTGACAAACTGAAAGTTGTTTCAGATCCAAATGCTCTGGGATTTTACCAGACTTTGGGGGGCAACGTTGTTGGGGAGGAATCTTCGATTCCCCAGTCACGAGTTTTACCCGTGCTTCAGTTTTCTATTGATAGCTCAGAAGAGATCTAG
- a CDS encoding ABC transporter permease yields the protein MNWWQKLKKNALARLGATILIVFYFSVIFADFIAPYSPYDSQSDGSLLPPTAIHWRNADGKLTAPYVFPTTQGITDINTGDRLLIVDRENPAPLGFLVQGTPYNLFEISLPLPPQFKSVTILPGIPLKRHLFGTLGAAKINILGTDEQGRDLFSRLLFGGRISLFIGLAGITISFPLGMLIGGISGYFGGWIDAVLMRVVEVLMTIPGIYLLIALASVLPPGLSGAQTFLLIVLITSLISWSGLARVIRGQVLSLKEQEFVQAAKAMGANPLYIIVRHILPQTATYIIISATLAVPGFIIAEATLSLIGLGIPIKDPSWGNLLSSATNASILVLQPWLIIPPALLIILTVLAFNLLGDGLRDALDPRNLYQSK from the coding sequence ATGAACTGGTGGCAGAAACTGAAAAAAAATGCTCTCGCTCGTTTGGGAGCAACTATTTTAATTGTCTTTTATTTTTCGGTTATCTTCGCTGATTTTATCGCGCCTTACTCCCCCTATGATTCTCAAAGTGACGGTTCTTTATTGCCTCCCACGGCAATTCACTGGCGTAATGCTGATGGTAAATTAACTGCCCCCTATGTTTTTCCTACCACTCAAGGAATTACTGATATTAATACAGGCGATCGCCTGTTAATCGTCGATCGAGAAAATCCTGCTCCTCTTGGCTTTTTGGTTCAGGGCACACCCTACAATCTATTTGAAATCTCCTTACCTTTACCTCCCCAATTTAAATCAGTCACTATCTTGCCTGGAATTCCTTTGAAACGGCATTTATTTGGTACTTTGGGAGCAGCTAAAATTAATATTTTAGGAACTGACGAACAGGGTAGAGACTTATTCAGTCGTTTGTTATTTGGAGGCAGGATTAGTCTCTTTATCGGGCTAGCAGGAATTACTATCTCTTTTCCCCTAGGAATGCTGATCGGGGGTATTTCTGGTTATTTTGGCGGTTGGATTGATGCGGTGTTAATGCGGGTGGTGGAAGTTTTGATGACCATACCAGGCATCTATCTCTTGATAGCTTTGGCTTCAGTTTTACCTCCTGGTTTAAGTGGTGCTCAAACTTTTTTATTAATTGTTTTGATCACTTCACTTATTAGTTGGTCTGGTTTGGCACGGGTTATTCGAGGTCAAGTTTTATCGCTTAAAGAACAGGAATTTGTGCAAGCTGCCAAAGCAATGGGAGCCAACCCTCTATATATTATTGTGCGTCATATCCTACCTCAAACGGCTACTTATATTATCATTTCTGCAACCTTGGCTGTTCCAGGTTTTATTATTGCAGAAGCAACTCTAAGCCTAATTGGATTAGGCATCCCCATCAAAGATCCTAGCTGGGGGAATTTATTATCTTCGGCTACCAATGCCTCGATTTTAGTATTGCAACCCTGGTTAATTATTCCGCCAGCTTTATTAATTATTTTGACTGTATTAGCGTTTAATTTGCTAGGAGATGGACTTCGAGATGCTTTAGACCCTCGTAATTTGTATCAAAGCAAATAG
- a CDS encoding YncE family protein, which produces MEVTNDAQTNNLTTPTAALQTSQVSDFDTKLPIHDALAVLERNEDGVELTLDTELTPGAYTVWWVVFNNPEFCVDGCGSDDLERPEVNASSFWATGEIVDDEGTENFSVQLLEGELPTGSDQVTLGDGLVDSFSAEIHPIIRSHGSVIPGLEEVQTTTLNGGCPPNECENLQFAVFPAVSDATQTNNRQIVIANRASGNISILDAQTGEELRTVDLPFGEGEKPPEPMYVYHLLSTNEIIVDDRANNRVVFFDQTTYEVTRTVETGAGNFHMWVDPQEKQLWVVNDLDVALTVVEIETNETTKVQLPEAAIGTNAIPHDVILDPSGLYSYATILREDNPDSDLLVKIDTATFEILDTAEVGKDPHLSLAPESNLLYVPTQNSNRIDVFDRRGTELVKVDSLEQPGVHGIDFSLDGRYLYTTNLPGGGPNGLFAIDARTNEIVGDLDGVDTPFPTPHNVWLTGDGQRLFMTHSGSEASQVSFYSLEDPTRPVLLDSVNVNGLNPFSLAFAAPMQDDLIVGDNDNDRLRGGNGNDRIFGEDGDDILRGGNGNDKLFGQEGYDSLFGGYDNDVLIAGEDDDLLNGGHGNDVLIGVGVESFTPGKGEFDVFKGSKGSDTFVLGDALEVYYDDGFAQTMGLKDMALIKDFNLDESDVIRLHGSADDYQLKQIETFRLGTGILYTVEGQAPELVGFVQDVTELDLSSNAFEFAVFA; this is translated from the coding sequence ATGGAAGTTACTAACGACGCACAAACTAATAATTTAACTACTCCAACCGCAGCCTTACAAACCAGTCAAGTTTCTGATTTTGACACTAAGTTGCCGATACATGATGCCTTGGCAGTATTAGAGCGAAATGAAGATGGGGTTGAATTAACTTTAGATACAGAACTCACCCCAGGAGCTTATACCGTTTGGTGGGTGGTTTTTAATAATCCCGAATTCTGCGTAGACGGTTGCGGTAGTGATGATTTGGAGCGACCAGAAGTTAATGCCTCTTCTTTTTGGGCGACAGGAGAAATCGTCGACGATGAAGGCACGGAAAACTTTAGCGTACAACTTTTAGAAGGAGAACTTCCTACTGGTTCAGACCAAGTTACTTTGGGAGATGGACTAGTGGATTCTTTCTCGGCTGAGATACATCCCATTATTCGTTCTCATGGTTCGGTTATTCCCGGACTAGAAGAGGTACAAACCACTACCTTGAACGGCGGTTGCCCTCCTAATGAATGTGAAAATCTTCAATTTGCTGTCTTTCCAGCAGTTTCGGATGCTACCCAAACAAATAATAGACAAATTGTTATCGCCAATCGTGCTTCGGGCAACATTTCTATTCTAGACGCTCAAACAGGAGAGGAGCTAAGAACGGTAGACTTGCCTTTTGGAGAAGGAGAAAAGCCTCCAGAACCCATGTACGTTTATCACCTACTCAGCACAAATGAAATTATTGTAGACGATCGCGCCAATAATCGAGTTGTTTTCTTTGACCAAACCACTTACGAAGTCACTCGTACTGTCGAAACAGGGGCAGGCAACTTCCATATGTGGGTAGATCCCCAAGAGAAGCAACTGTGGGTAGTTAATGACCTTGACGTTGCCTTAACCGTTGTCGAGATAGAAACAAACGAAACCACCAAAGTTCAGTTGCCCGAAGCAGCGATCGGGACAAATGCCATACCTCATGATGTTATCCTCGATCCTTCTGGACTTTATTCTTACGCCACGATTCTCCGTGAGGATAACCCCGATTCCGACCTATTGGTAAAAATTGATACCGCAACCTTTGAGATTCTCGATACCGCTGAGGTAGGTAAAGATCCCCACCTCTCCCTAGCACCAGAAAGTAATTTACTGTACGTCCCTACTCAGAATAGCAATCGCATTGATGTCTTTGACAGGAGAGGCACGGAGTTAGTTAAAGTTGACTCCCTCGAACAACCTGGCGTTCATGGTATTGATTTCAGTCTCGATGGCAGATACCTCTACACTACCAATTTACCTGGTGGTGGTCCCAATGGGTTATTTGCGATCGATGCCCGCACCAATGAAATTGTTGGTGATCTCGACGGTGTTGACACCCCGTTTCCTACACCCCATAATGTCTGGTTGACTGGAGATGGACAGAGGCTATTTATGACTCATTCTGGTTCAGAAGCCAGTCAAGTTAGCTTCTACTCTCTTGAAGATCCTACCCGTCCTGTTTTGCTCGACTCGGTTAACGTTAACGGTCTCAATCCCTTTAGTTTAGCTTTTGCTGCCCCCATGCAAGACGATTTGATTGTGGGTGACAACGATAACGATCGTCTCCGAGGAGGCAACGGTAACGACCGAATATTCGGCGAAGATGGCGATGACATTCTCCGAGGAGGCAACGGCAATGATAAGCTTTTTGGTCAAGAAGGTTATGACTCTCTCTTTGGCGGATACGACAATGATGTCTTGATTGCCGGTGAAGATGATGACCTGCTCAACGGCGGACACGGCAATGATGTCCTGATTGGGGTTGGGGTCGAATCCTTTACCCCTGGAAAAGGTGAATTTGATGTCTTTAAAGGCAGCAAAGGGAGCGACACCTTCGTCCTGGGAGATGCTCTAGAAGTCTACTACGATGACGGCTTTGCCCAGACGATGGGCTTGAAGGATATGGCATTGATTAAGGACTTTAACCTCGATGAATCCGATGTAATTCGGCTGCATGGGAGTGCTGATGACTATCAATTAAAACAAATAGAAACGTTTCGCTTGGGAACTGGGATCCTTTACACGGTTGAAGGTCAAGCTCCTGAACTGGTTGGCTTTGTCCAAGACGTAACCGAGCTGGATTTGTCTAGTAATGCCTTTGAATTCGCAGTTTTTGCATAG
- the cysK gene encoding cysteine synthase A, with translation MRIAQDITQLIGHTPLVQLNRIPQAEGCVGRIVVKLEGMNPAASIKDRIGIAMIQAAENAGQIQPGKTILVEATGGNTGIALAMVAAVKGYRLIVTMPETMSWERRILLQAYGAELVLTPKREGMKGAIIRAAEILRELSNGFMPNQFQNPANPNIHRETTAQELWADTDGQVDILVAGVGTGGTITGIAEFIKQRKPEFKAIAVEPQNSSVLSGGEPSLHKIQGLGAGFVPPVLRTDLLDEVISVTDDDAIAYSRRLAREEGLLSGISTGAALWAAIQVAKRTENANKLIVMIQPSFGERYLSTVLFQDLLQSEGAIESDGFRRLSFAQAS, from the coding sequence ATGCGAATTGCTCAGGATATTACTCAATTAATCGGTCACACACCGCTGGTGCAACTCAACCGAATTCCCCAAGCTGAGGGATGTGTAGGACGGATTGTGGTTAAGCTAGAAGGGATGAACCCCGCAGCCTCAATCAAAGATCGAATTGGGATTGCAATGATTCAGGCAGCAGAAAATGCCGGACAGATTCAGCCTGGAAAAACGATCCTGGTAGAGGCAACTGGAGGTAACACGGGTATCGCTCTAGCGATGGTGGCAGCGGTTAAAGGCTATCGATTGATCGTAACCATGCCAGAGACGATGAGCTGGGAAAGGCGTATTCTGCTGCAAGCCTATGGCGCAGAGTTAGTTCTAACGCCTAAAAGAGAGGGGATGAAAGGGGCTATTATCCGTGCAGCAGAAATCCTGCGAGAGTTGTCAAATGGTTTTATGCCCAATCAATTTCAAAATCCTGCTAATCCTAACATTCATCGCGAAACCACCGCTCAGGAACTTTGGGCAGATACAGACGGACAAGTAGATATTTTGGTAGCGGGCGTGGGTACAGGCGGCACTATTACGGGTATAGCTGAATTTATCAAGCAACGAAAGCCAGAGTTTAAAGCCATTGCAGTCGAGCCTCAAAATAGTTCTGTGCTATCTGGCGGTGAACCTAGTCTTCATAAGATTCAGGGGCTGGGTGCAGGATTTGTACCTCCCGTACTGCGAACTGACTTACTAGATGAGGTCATCTCGGTGACAGATGACGACGCGATCGCCTACAGTCGTCGTCTTGCCAGAGAAGAAGGCTTGCTGTCTGGTATCTCCACTGGTGCAGCACTCTGGGCTGCGATTCAGGTAGCCAAGCGTACCGAAAATGCCAACAAGCTAATTGTCATGATTCAGCCTAGCTTTGGAGAGCGTTATCTGAGTACCGTTCTGTTTCAAGATTTATTGCAGTCTGAAGGCGCAATTGAAAGTGATGGATTCAGGCGATTGAGCTTCGCCCAGGCTTCGTGA